In Hoeflea ulvae, one genomic interval encodes:
- a CDS encoding extracellular solute-binding protein, with the protein MIKNNRVGQHTAKLLLASALALTALSGAASAAGELHLYNWSNYFAPDLLERYEKETGTKVTVDNFASEEDLLAKLQAGGGGYDVIFHGTTTLGVMVEKDMLAKIEVSKMENFKNLLPAFTSIAGDENRDYSAPYMWGTTGFTYDPEQVPGGKLEESWKELFEPRDELKGKIAMLNEMSDVWNAAAYYKGIDKCTEDPAEAQVILDVLMAQKPDVKLYSNDGTIDRMIAGEVPVHMQWNGAAHRVKAKKPEVVYVYPKEGTTFWTDVIAVPKDAPNMEEAKAFVNWMMSPEVAAIASNYTGYSNAVAGSGEFLKEDLKADPAVNTPAEYNDRLRAYKACSPASKDLREKVWTKLKS; encoded by the coding sequence ATGATCAAGAACAACAGGGTAGGACAGCACACCGCCAAATTGCTGCTGGCATCGGCACTGGCGCTGACCGCACTAAGCGGCGCTGCCTCGGCGGCTGGCGAACTGCATCTTTACAACTGGTCGAACTATTTCGCCCCGGACCTGCTTGAGCGCTACGAGAAGGAAACCGGCACCAAGGTGACCGTCGACAATTTCGCTTCCGAAGAAGACCTGCTGGCCAAGCTGCAGGCCGGCGGCGGCGGCTATGACGTGATCTTCCACGGCACCACCACGCTCGGCGTGATGGTGGAAAAGGACATGCTGGCCAAGATCGAAGTCTCCAAGATGGAGAATTTCAAGAACCTGCTGCCGGCGTTTACCAGCATTGCCGGCGACGAGAACCGTGATTATTCGGCCCCTTACATGTGGGGCACCACCGGCTTCACCTATGATCCGGAACAGGTTCCGGGCGGCAAGCTCGAGGAAAGCTGGAAGGAGCTGTTCGAGCCGCGGGATGAGCTGAAAGGCAAGATCGCCATGCTCAACGAAATGTCTGACGTGTGGAATGCGGCGGCCTATTACAAGGGCATCGATAAGTGCACCGAGGACCCGGCAGAAGCGCAGGTGATCCTCGACGTGTTGATGGCGCAGAAGCCGGATGTGAAGCTCTATTCCAATGACGGCACAATCGACCGGATGATTGCCGGCGAAGTGCCGGTCCACATGCAGTGGAATGGCGCCGCGCACCGGGTGAAGGCGAAGAAGCCTGAGGTTGTCTATGTCTATCCGAAGGAAGGCACCACCTTCTGGACCGATGTGATCGCGGTGCCGAAGGACGCGCCGAACATGGAAGAGGCAAAGGCCTTCGTCAACTGGATGATGTCGCCTGAAGTGGCAGCGATTGCGTCGAACTATACCGGCTATTCCAATGCCGTTGCCGGCTCCGGCGAGTTCCTGAAAGAGGATCTCAAGGCTGATCCTGCCGTAAACACGCCGGCGGAATACAATGACCGGCTGCGCGCCTACAAGGCCTGCTCGCCAGCCTCCAAGGATTTGCGCGAAAAGGTCTGGACCAAGCTCAAGTCGTAA
- a CDS encoding ABC transporter permease encodes MRINPFRSRAFPGDARHWPGLFTATAAFFAYVYLPILILVALSFNENRTVTVWTGFSLDWYAMAFANRDIVSAATNSLIIASIASVTATALATLAALRMASKDRFFGKTGINAVFALPITVPEIVPAVATLMFFASLGLTFGLGTVIIGHIVFCIPFAYLPIRARLEGMDPKIGEAAADLYATPVQAFWRVTLPQLIPGILSGLVLAFIISLDDFVTTFFLGGAGSTTLPIYIFGLVRTGVTPEVNAISSLMLLLSLSLVSLSLFLGRDQNRKSGPG; translated from the coding sequence ATGAGGATCAACCCGTTCCGCAGCCGCGCCTTCCCCGGCGACGCCCGGCACTGGCCGGGGCTGTTTACCGCCACGGCGGCCTTCTTCGCCTATGTCTATCTGCCGATCCTGATCCTGGTGGCGCTGTCGTTCAACGAGAACCGCACGGTGACGGTGTGGACCGGGTTCTCGCTCGACTGGTACGCAATGGCATTTGCCAACCGCGACATCGTCAGTGCGGCGACCAATTCGCTGATCATCGCGTCGATCGCCTCGGTGACCGCAACGGCACTTGCCACACTGGCGGCGCTGAGGATGGCGAGCAAGGACCGGTTCTTCGGCAAGACCGGCATCAATGCGGTGTTCGCGCTGCCGATCACGGTGCCCGAAATCGTGCCGGCTGTCGCCACGCTGATGTTCTTTGCCAGCCTCGGCCTGACCTTCGGGCTCGGCACCGTGATCATCGGTCATATCGTGTTCTGCATCCCCTTCGCCTATCTGCCGATCCGGGCGCGGCTCGAGGGCATGGACCCGAAGATCGGCGAGGCGGCGGCGGATCTCTATGCCACTCCGGTGCAGGCCTTCTGGCGGGTGACATTGCCGCAACTGATCCCGGGAATCCTGTCAGGTCTGGTGCTGGCCTTCATCATCTCGCTGGATGATTTCGTCACCACGTTCTTCCTTGGCGGTGCGGGCTCGACCACGCTGCCGATCTATATCTTCGGCCTGGTGAGAACCGGCGTCACCCCGGAGGTCAATGCGATCTCCTCGCTGATGCTGCTCTTGTCGCTCTCTCTAGTCTCCCTGTCCCTCTTCCTGGGGCGGGATCAAAACCGGAAATCAGGGCCCGGCTGA
- a CDS encoding ABC transporter permease → MTRAGKNTLYRALLIGPALLAITIFMIVPLCLMAYISFRGRDYSGGVLWDQFSAEAYVRLFFERELDGTLALNFNYMFIILRSVWLSFLTMVISLAVGLPVAMFMATRDRKWKAVLVFMVTLPFWTNLLVRNYAWILLLRDHGTINSTLMWLGVISEPLPLLHNAFAVAVGLTYSFLPFMVLPIYSSLEKMDFRLVEASFDLYANRWQTIRRVILPLAFPGIVAGCVLVFVPALGAYITPELLGGGKTLMIGNLIGFQFGAARNWPFGAALGLFLLALVLISLGAYARRYRGELEGSQ, encoded by the coding sequence ATGACCCGGGCCGGTAAAAACACCCTCTATCGCGCTTTGCTGATCGGGCCGGCGCTGCTGGCGATCACCATCTTCATGATCGTGCCGCTGTGCCTGATGGCCTATATCTCGTTTCGGGGCAGGGACTATTCCGGCGGCGTGCTGTGGGACCAGTTCAGCGCGGAGGCCTATGTCCGGCTGTTCTTCGAACGCGAACTTGATGGCACCCTGGCGCTCAATTTCAATTACATGTTCATCATCCTGCGCTCGGTCTGGCTGTCGTTTTTGACCATGGTGATTTCGCTCGCCGTCGGGCTGCCGGTGGCGATGTTCATGGCGACGCGGGACCGCAAGTGGAAAGCGGTTCTGGTGTTCATGGTGACGCTGCCGTTCTGGACCAATCTGCTCGTGCGCAATTACGCCTGGATCCTGCTTTTGCGCGATCACGGCACCATCAATTCCACGCTGATGTGGCTGGGCGTCATTTCCGAACCGCTGCCGCTTCTGCACAACGCCTTCGCGGTGGCGGTGGGGCTGACCTATTCGTTCCTGCCGTTCATGGTTCTACCGATCTATTCGAGCCTCGAGAAGATGGATTTCCGGCTGGTCGAGGCCTCGTTCGATCTTTACGCCAACCGCTGGCAGACCATTCGCAGGGTGATCCTGCCGCTGGCCTTTCCGGGTATCGTCGCCGGCTGCGTGCTGGTCTTCGTTCCGGCCCTTGGCGCCTATATCACGCCGGAACTGTTGGGCGGCGGCAAGACGCTGATGATCGGCAATCTGATCGGCTTCCAGTTCGGTGCTGCGCGCAACTGGCCGTTCGGCGCCGCTCTCGGACTGTTCCTGCTGGCGCTGGTGCTGATATCGCTCGGGGCCTATGCCCGGCGCTATCGCGGTGAGCTGGAGGGATCGCAATGA